The Fructilactobacillus ixorae genome has a window encoding:
- the groL gene encoding chaperonin GroEL (60 kDa chaperone family; promotes refolding of misfolded polypeptides especially under stressful conditions; forms two stacked rings of heptamers to form a barrel-shaped 14mer; ends can be capped by GroES; misfolded proteins enter the barrel where they are refolded when GroES binds): MAKELKFSDDARSAMLKGVDKLADTVKTTMGPKGRNVVLEETAGDPTITNDGVTIAKAISLPDHFENMGAKLVSEVASKTNDVAGDGTTTATVLTQAIVKEGMKNVTAGANPVGVRRGIEKATHAAVDSLRKMSHKVENKDDIAQIASISSASKEVGSLIAEAMEKVGNDGVITIEDSKGVETSLDVVEGMEFDRGYMSQYMVTDQEKMEADLDNPYILITDKKISNMQDIMPLLQSVVEQGRALLIIADDIGGEVLPTLVLNKMRGTFNVVAVKAPGFGDRRKAQLQDIATLTGATVISDDLGFDLKDTTVDQLGQANKVNVTKDKTTIVEGKGDKEAIAKRVAEIKGQISTTNSEFDKDKLQERLAKLAGGVAVIKVGAATETELKERKYRIEDALNATRAAVEEGFVPGGGTSFINILADVAAVDADGDEQTGVDIVRRALEAPVKQIAENAGVDGAVIVDHLKQEKPGVGYNAADGKYEDMIAAGVVDPTKVSRSALQNAASVSSLLLTTEAVVAEEQKEDSNDNPGMPQGMPGMM, translated from the coding sequence ATGGCTAAAGAGCTTAAATTTTCAGATGACGCACGGAGCGCAATGCTCAAAGGTGTTGATAAATTAGCTGATACAGTTAAAACGACAATGGGGCCCAAGGGTCGTAACGTGGTTTTAGAAGAAACGGCTGGCGATCCAACCATTACTAACGATGGGGTAACGATTGCCAAGGCAATTAGTTTACCAGACCACTTTGAAAACATGGGAGCTAAGTTAGTTTCTGAAGTAGCTTCTAAGACGAACGATGTTGCTGGGGACGGAACCACTACTGCAACTGTTTTGACCCAAGCAATTGTCAAAGAAGGCATGAAGAACGTCACGGCCGGTGCTAACCCGGTTGGTGTACGGCGGGGAATTGAAAAAGCAACTCACGCCGCTGTGGACAGTTTACGGAAGATGAGTCACAAGGTTGAAAACAAAGACGACATTGCTCAAATTGCCTCCATTTCTTCCGCTAGTAAAGAAGTTGGAAGTTTGATTGCGGAAGCCATGGAAAAGGTTGGTAACGATGGGGTAATTACCATCGAAGACTCCAAGGGAGTGGAAACCAGCTTGGACGTGGTTGAAGGAATGGAATTTGATCGTGGTTACATGTCCCAATACATGGTTACTGATCAAGAAAAGATGGAAGCCGATCTCGATAATCCATACATCTTAATTACTGACAAAAAGATTAGCAACATGCAAGACATCATGCCCCTCTTACAATCAGTCGTTGAACAAGGTCGAGCACTGTTAATCATCGCCGATGACATTGGTGGTGAAGTATTGCCAACCTTGGTCTTGAACAAGATGCGAGGAACGTTTAACGTGGTTGCCGTGAAAGCCCCTGGCTTTGGTGACCGGCGGAAAGCCCAATTACAAGACATCGCCACGTTGACGGGCGCAACTGTCATTAGTGATGACTTAGGCTTTGACTTGAAAGATACGACCGTTGATCAACTTGGTCAAGCTAATAAAGTAAACGTTACGAAGGATAAGACAACCATCGTAGAAGGCAAGGGTGACAAAGAAGCCATTGCTAAGCGAGTTGCTGAAATTAAGGGTCAAATTTCAACGACTAACTCTGAATTTGATAAGGATAAGTTACAAGAACGGTTAGCTAAGTTAGCTGGTGGAGTAGCCGTTATCAAAGTTGGAGCTGCAACCGAAACGGAATTAAAAGAACGCAAGTACCGGATTGAAGACGCTTTGAATGCTACCCGGGCTGCTGTTGAAGAAGGGTTCGTTCCTGGTGGAGGCACTTCCTTCATCAACATTCTAGCTGATGTCGCTGCCGTTGATGCCGATGGCGACGAACAAACGGGAGTTGACATTGTGCGTCGGGCTCTGGAAGCTCCAGTTAAGCAAATTGCTGAAAACGCCGGAGTGGATGGCGCTGTAATCGTTGACCACTTGAAACAAGAAAAACCAGGAGTTGGTTACAACGCTGCTGATGGCAAGTATGAAGACATGATTGCCGCCGGAGTTGTGGACCCAACCAAGGTTAGCCGGTCAGCCTTACAAAACGCTGCTTCAGTTTCTTCATTGTTACTTACGACGGAAGCCGTAGTTGCTGAAGAACAAAAAGAAGACAGTAACGACAACCCAGGAATGCCGCAAGGAATGCCTGGAATGATGTAA
- a CDS encoding YigZ family protein produces the protein MTQPFLTITHAGTHTLEIKKSKFIANVARVQSEAAAAHFLTRIQTEHKKATHNCFAYLLGADDHVQRESDNGEPRGTAGVPILEVLKQEHLHDVAVVVTRYFGGIKLGAGGLIRAYSNATSQVIAAVGIVAIVQHECLQISVSYKNYDQLTYFLNTHHLEIQNVDFQTEVTVTTSVAQDQLEPLQTALTNYLAGNVTIHSAGPQFVEQPVKRPQA, from the coding sequence ATGACACAACCATTTTTAACCATCACCCACGCAGGCACCCATACCCTAGAAATTAAAAAATCTAAGTTTATTGCTAACGTTGCCCGCGTTCAGAGCGAGGCAGCAGCCGCGCACTTTCTAACCCGCATCCAAACGGAGCACAAAAAAGCCACCCACAATTGCTTTGCTTACCTCCTTGGGGCAGACGACCACGTGCAACGGGAAAGTGATAACGGTGAACCCCGCGGAACGGCAGGAGTTCCCATTTTAGAGGTCCTTAAGCAGGAACACCTCCATGACGTTGCCGTCGTCGTGACCCGTTACTTTGGGGGCATTAAGCTTGGCGCTGGGGGGCTGATTCGGGCTTACAGTAACGCCACGTCCCAAGTCATTGCGGCCGTCGGAATCGTCGCCATCGTCCAGCACGAATGCTTGCAAATTAGCGTGAGTTACAAAAACTATGATCAATTAACCTATTTTTTAAATACCCATCACCTTGAAATTCAAAACGTGGATTTTCAAACGGAGGTGACCGTCACCACTTCGGTCGCCCAGGATCAATTGGAACCCCTCCAAACAGCTTTAACTAACTACCTGGCAGGCAATGTCACCATCCACAGCGCGGGACCGCAATTCGTCGAACAACCCGTGAAACGACCGCAAGCCTAA
- a CDS encoding CidA/LrgA family protein gives MSSKDAQPAATILVQMGIYAVILFVSYLISALFPANFPVPAPVIGLILLYLLLTFRLIKPVHVEKVGNFLISILAFLFVPSGIQLAADLNIMRHSGLQMIVMIIISTVVMLVSVALVATALIWLRQRLFPGKE, from the coding sequence ATGTCATCTAAAGATGCACAACCAGCGGCCACCATTTTAGTGCAAATGGGGATTTATGCCGTGATTTTATTTGTTTCCTACTTAATTTCGGCCCTGTTTCCCGCAAATTTCCCGGTTCCAGCACCGGTCATCGGGTTAATCCTACTGTATCTCCTCCTTACTTTCCGCCTGATCAAACCTGTTCACGTGGAAAAGGTCGGTAACTTCTTGATTAGCATCTTGGCCTTTCTCTTTGTTCCCTCTGGGATTCAACTGGCAGCCGACCTGAACATCATGAGGCATTCGGGACTCCAAATGATCGTCATGATTATCATCTCAACGGTCGTCATGCTAGTTTCGGTGGCCCTCGTAGCCACAGCCCTCATCTGGCTGCGCCAGCGCCTCTTTCCCGGAAAGGAGTAG
- the lrgB gene encoding antiholin-like protein LrgB → MQAELLKFLGTPMFGIALSLVVYLIGTVLFKKTKGFFLFQPLFVSMVLGVFLLWLLAKVTNLDVVWVYKNLYKPGGDIIFWFLYPATIAFAIPLFKRNDIVKKYWIEIILALVIGLTISVVIMYFVSKLLGLNNAGIASMLPQAATTAVAMPIAAGIHGIPAVTAMSCILNAVIIYAIGDWLIKIFHLKNPIGVGLGLGTAGHTLGSAKALQLGEVQGSMAAISVVIISIVVDIVVPLFANLVHL, encoded by the coding sequence ATGCAAGCTGAATTATTAAAATTCTTGGGGACGCCGATGTTTGGAATCGCTCTCTCGCTCGTCGTCTATCTAATCGGAACGGTGCTGTTTAAAAAGACCAAGGGCTTTTTCCTCTTCCAACCGCTCTTTGTCAGCATGGTGCTAGGCGTGTTCTTGCTCTGGTTACTGGCCAAGGTAACTAATCTCGACGTCGTCTGGGTTTACAAAAACCTTTACAAGCCAGGTGGTGACATCATCTTCTGGTTCTTGTATCCCGCTACGATTGCCTTTGCCATCCCCCTGTTCAAACGCAATGACATTGTGAAGAAGTACTGGATAGAAATCATCCTGGCCTTGGTGATTGGGCTGACCATTTCAGTCGTCATCATGTACTTTGTCTCAAAGCTCCTCGGGCTTAACAACGCTGGGATTGCTTCCATGCTCCCGCAGGCGGCTACCACGGCCGTGGCGATGCCAATTGCCGCTGGGATTCACGGCATTCCTGCCGTAACCGCGATGTCCTGCATTTTGAACGCCGTCATCATTTACGCCATTGGGGACTGGTTAATTAAAATTTTCCACCTCAAAAATCCAATCGGTGTGGGGCTAGGCCTGGGAACAGCCGGGCACACGTTAGGATCGGCGAAGGCTCTCCAACTGGGTGAAGTGCAGGGTTCCATGGCTGCCATTTCGGTAGTCATTATCTCAATCGTGGTGGACATTGTTGTGCCCCTCTTTGCTAACCTGGTTCACCTATAA
- a CDS encoding redox-sensing transcriptional repressor Rex, with translation MAEVKIPRATAKRLPLYYRYLNILHDGGKTRVSSTELADAIHVDSATIRRDFSYFGALGKRGYGYDVDNLLEFFKNILHQDRLTNVALVGVGNLGHALLNFNFHQDSNIRISAAFDVNPKNVNTIQGGVPIYPMDQMINQLRDQQISVAILTVPAKVAQDVADQVSEAGVKGILNFTSRRLDVPDDIRVHNVDLTNELQTLIYFIDHYDDTTEE, from the coding sequence ATGGCAGAAGTGAAAATTCCCCGTGCAACTGCAAAGCGCCTGCCGCTCTATTATCGCTATTTAAACATTTTACATGACGGGGGCAAAACACGGGTCTCATCGACTGAACTAGCTGATGCCATTCACGTGGATTCAGCGACCATTCGTCGGGATTTTTCCTACTTTGGGGCCCTTGGGAAACGAGGTTACGGGTATGACGTTGACAACCTATTAGAGTTTTTCAAGAACATCCTCCACCAAGACCGGCTGACCAACGTAGCTCTAGTGGGAGTCGGGAATCTTGGTCACGCCCTGTTGAACTTTAATTTCCATCAGGATAGCAACATTCGGATTTCCGCGGCGTTCGATGTGAATCCAAAGAACGTAAATACGATTCAGGGGGGTGTACCCATTTACCCGATGGATCAAATGATTAACCAGCTCCGGGATCAACAAATCAGTGTGGCGATTCTAACCGTTCCGGCGAAGGTGGCCCAAGACGTTGCTGATCAAGTTTCGGAAGCCGGGGTAAAGGGGATTTTAAACTTTACGTCTCGGCGCTTGGATGTTCCTGATGACATTCGGGTGCACAACGTGGATTTGACCAACGAATTGCAAACCCTCATTTACTTTATTGATCACTATGATGACACAACCGAGGAATAG
- a CDS encoding ABC-F family ATP-binding cassette domain-containing protein yields the protein MIILQAQHLTKRFNGVAIFEDLNLTLNDHSHLGLVGQNGAGKSTLLKMLVEPQTISSGTVTTKQNLSIGYLPQNTGLHSDRTIQAELELPFQGLQEMEAKLHQLEDQMSQPAVNQDPAQLAAVSKTYDQLQADFTRNNGYGYHAEIRTIMSAFGFSPADQARPISELSGGQQTRVALAKLLLEKPDLLLLDEPTNHIDMETTAWLENFLKSYAGAFLIISHDRYFLDQTVTGIYELDHGRLTDYAGNYSFFVTEKEHQLALAAKKYEKQQHQIKKDEEFIQKNLVRASTTKRAQSRQKQLAKLDRVEKPSRQRATARFHFQPARKSGEVVLDVENLGIGYHQELSYPINLHLKRQQRVAIFGPNGVGKSTLLKTIVGELPPLQGTIRFGTGVQIGYYDQQQARLHPEKDVLHELWDDYPTTPEGDIRSILGSFLFSGAAVEKRVANLSGGERARLLLTKLSMEQDNFLVLDEPTNHLDVDSINVLEKALLDFQGTILFVSHDRYFINKLATHIVELSATGSATYMGNYDYYRAKKAEEAEIAAHEQPQQPVSTVPVSDQKQQFQRQKDIQRQQRKLARTIQDLETQLGHLETQIQSVQTAMTKPENYQDATKSSELQTQLNELQATQQTVESQWEAASLDLEALDEP from the coding sequence ATGATTATCTTACAGGCACAACACCTGACCAAACGATTTAATGGCGTGGCAATCTTTGAGGATCTTAATTTAACCCTTAATGACCACAGTCATCTCGGGTTAGTCGGCCAAAACGGCGCAGGAAAATCAACCCTGTTAAAAATGTTGGTTGAGCCCCAAACGATTAGCTCTGGGACCGTAACCACTAAGCAAAACTTATCGATTGGCTACCTACCCCAAAATACAGGGCTTCATTCCGACCGAACGATTCAAGCCGAGTTAGAGCTGCCGTTTCAAGGCTTACAGGAAATGGAAGCCAAGCTCCATCAACTCGAAGACCAGATGAGTCAGCCGGCCGTGAACCAGGATCCGGCCCAACTAGCCGCCGTTTCCAAAACTTACGACCAGTTGCAAGCCGACTTTACGCGAAACAACGGCTACGGCTACCACGCTGAGATTCGGACCATTATGAGTGCGTTTGGCTTTAGCCCCGCCGACCAAGCTCGCCCCATCAGTGAACTATCGGGTGGCCAGCAGACCCGCGTAGCATTAGCTAAACTGCTACTCGAAAAGCCCGACCTGCTCTTACTGGATGAACCGACCAATCACATTGATATGGAGACGACGGCCTGGTTAGAAAACTTTTTAAAGTCCTACGCCGGGGCGTTTCTAATTATTTCTCACGATCGTTATTTTCTCGATCAGACGGTAACGGGCATTTATGAATTAGACCACGGCCGGTTAACCGACTACGCCGGAAATTACAGTTTCTTTGTAACCGAAAAGGAACACCAGTTGGCTCTGGCTGCTAAGAAATACGAAAAACAGCAACACCAAATTAAAAAAGATGAGGAGTTTATCCAGAAAAACCTGGTGCGGGCCTCCACTACCAAACGGGCCCAGTCACGGCAAAAACAACTCGCCAAGCTCGACCGGGTGGAAAAACCCAGTCGGCAACGGGCCACCGCTCGCTTTCACTTTCAACCCGCTCGCAAAAGTGGGGAGGTCGTCTTAGACGTCGAAAACCTCGGGATTGGCTACCACCAAGAGCTGAGTTACCCAATTAACCTGCACTTAAAACGGCAACAACGTGTTGCCATCTTTGGTCCCAACGGGGTGGGAAAATCAACCTTACTAAAAACAATTGTGGGGGAGCTGCCCCCACTTCAGGGTACGATTCGCTTTGGAACCGGAGTCCAGATCGGCTATTACGACCAGCAACAGGCTCGCCTGCATCCCGAAAAGGACGTGCTCCACGAACTCTGGGATGATTACCCGACCACTCCCGAAGGTGACATCCGCTCCATCCTCGGGAGCTTTCTCTTCAGTGGTGCAGCAGTGGAAAAACGAGTTGCCAATCTTTCAGGGGGCGAACGGGCCCGCCTATTATTAACCAAATTATCTATGGAACAGGATAACTTTTTAGTCCTAGATGAACCAACTAACCATCTCGACGTCGATAGCATTAACGTCTTAGAAAAAGCCCTCCTGGACTTTCAGGGAACAATTCTGTTTGTTTCTCACGATCGGTATTTCATCAACAAGTTGGCTACCCACATCGTTGAACTGAGCGCCACGGGCTCAGCTACCTATATGGGTAACTACGATTATTACCGGGCTAAAAAAGCGGAGGAAGCAGAAATTGCGGCGCATGAACAGCCACAGCAACCCGTTTCCACTGTCCCTGTTTCCGACCAAAAGCAGCAATTTCAACGTCAAAAGGACATCCAACGACAGCAACGAAAGTTAGCCCGCACCATTCAGGATCTAGAAACCCAACTGGGTCACCTCGAAACGCAAATCCAAAGCGTCCAAACGGCCATGACCAAACCAGAAAATTATCAGGATGCTACAAAGAGCAGTGAACTGCAAACCCAGTTAAACGAACTGCAAGCTACCCAACAAACGGTTGAATCCCAGTGGGAAGCGGCAAGCTTAGACCTAGAAGCCTTAGATGAACCATAA
- the tsaD gene encoding tRNA (adenosine(37)-N6)-threonylcarbamoyltransferase complex transferase subunit TsaD, with protein MEAQPSLILAFETSCDETSVAVIKDGNEILSNVVATQIKSHQRFGGVVPEVASRHHIEQITICLQQALDEAHVTYTDLTGVAITSGPGLVGSLLVGITAAKAVAWAHQLPLIPVNHLAGHIYATNFVQPVHFPALALVVSGGHTELVWMPAEGEFKIIGETRDDAAGETYDKIGRVLGINYPAGPTVDQWAHAGHETFQFPRAMIKEDNLDFSFSGLKSAFINTVHHADQVGTSLNKQDLAASFQAAVIDVLVTKTTEALAQYPAQEFILAGGVAANQGLRAALQAAVTAKGVPFVMAPRKLCGDNAAMIGAAGAMLQRHGAHADMSLNAEPGLEFEWEAAAPH; from the coding sequence ATGGAAGCACAACCGAGTTTAATCCTCGCCTTTGAAACTAGTTGTGACGAAACTAGTGTGGCAGTTATTAAGGATGGTAACGAGATTTTAAGTAACGTGGTGGCAACCCAGATTAAGAGTCACCAACGGTTTGGTGGGGTCGTTCCCGAAGTGGCCAGTCGGCATCACATTGAACAAATTACGATTTGTTTGCAACAAGCCCTGGATGAAGCTCACGTCACGTACACGGACCTAACCGGAGTAGCAATTACATCCGGACCCGGGCTGGTTGGTTCATTATTAGTCGGCATTACGGCAGCAAAGGCTGTTGCCTGGGCGCACCAACTCCCCCTCATTCCGGTGAATCACCTTGCGGGTCACATTTACGCGACTAACTTTGTGCAGCCGGTGCACTTCCCCGCGCTAGCGCTGGTTGTGTCTGGCGGGCATACGGAATTGGTTTGGATGCCGGCTGAGGGTGAGTTTAAAATCATTGGGGAAACCCGTGATGATGCCGCTGGAGAGACTTATGATAAAATTGGGCGCGTGTTGGGGATTAATTACCCCGCCGGGCCGACCGTGGACCAGTGGGCGCACGCTGGTCACGAAACCTTCCAGTTTCCCCGTGCCATGATCAAAGAAGATAACCTTGACTTTAGTTTTAGTGGGTTAAAAAGTGCGTTTATTAATACGGTTCACCACGCGGACCAGGTTGGCACCTCGTTGAATAAACAGGATTTGGCCGCTAGTTTTCAAGCCGCGGTAATCGACGTGTTGGTCACAAAGACCACTGAAGCGTTGGCACAGTATCCGGCCCAGGAATTTATCTTAGCCGGTGGGGTAGCTGCAAACCAGGGGTTGCGGGCGGCACTCCAGGCAGCGGTTACTGCCAAGGGAGTTCCCTTTGTGATGGCTCCGCGCAAGCTGTGTGGCGATAACGCCGCGATGATTGGAGCGGCCGGCGCCATGTTGCAACGCCATGGTGCTCACGCGGATATGAGTTTGAATGCTGAGCCCGGGCTGGAATTTGAGTGGGAAGCAGCTGCTCCGCACTAA
- a CDS encoding helicase-related protein, with protein sequence MNELDLAGRLVPVTAEQQREWASEARIKLTPALQVLSTVIHCNRCHNDCEKSVSRLPTGDYYCRNCINLGRLDSSMALATRAEPNAFQVEKPPVLAWAGKLTPGQQSCAAQIQQGFQTHQSQLLWAVTGAGKTEISFVGLAWALEQGLRVAIASPRVDVCLELFPRYQAAFPTISMVLLHGQQQTPYSYQQLTICTTHQLLRFQAAFDVLILDEVDAFPYAGNPTLAMATQRAVKSQGALLLMTATPSRRLQREYRGRIAYLPRRFHGFPLPQLRWRLAYRWRHQLERGCLPGVLKRLVQQKMQAQQPFLLFVPRIRDLAVIDAYLTKRFQDRGQWETVYAGDEARLAKVNKMRQREVLFLVTTTILERGVTFPGIDVIILGGDDRVFSVPSLVQMAGRVGRKATRPTGTVDCIVAAYTTNVIQARHQIAQMNRRAQSHA encoded by the coding sequence ATGAATGAGCTTGATTTGGCGGGTCGATTAGTACCCGTGACTGCCGAGCAACAGCGGGAATGGGCCAGTGAGGCTAGGATTAAACTAACTCCCGCGTTGCAGGTATTATCCACTGTTATTCATTGTAACCGATGCCACAATGATTGTGAAAAGTCAGTCAGTCGGTTGCCGACCGGGGACTATTACTGTCGGAACTGTATTAACCTCGGTCGGCTCGACAGTTCCATGGCGCTAGCGACTAGGGCGGAACCAAATGCGTTTCAAGTTGAAAAGCCCCCGGTGTTAGCCTGGGCTGGCAAGTTAACCCCCGGCCAACAAAGCTGTGCAGCCCAGATTCAGCAGGGCTTTCAAACCCACCAATCCCAGTTATTGTGGGCGGTGACGGGGGCTGGTAAAACCGAGATTTCGTTTGTCGGGCTTGCCTGGGCACTGGAGCAGGGACTACGGGTTGCAATTGCATCGCCCCGGGTTGACGTTTGTTTAGAACTCTTTCCGCGCTACCAGGCGGCATTTCCCACCATTTCCATGGTGCTCTTGCATGGGCAACAGCAAACACCATACTCGTATCAGCAACTAACCATCTGTACGACCCACCAGTTACTGCGCTTTCAGGCCGCGTTCGATGTGTTAATCTTGGACGAAGTGGATGCGTTTCCCTATGCCGGTAATCCGACCTTGGCGATGGCCACCCAGCGTGCGGTGAAATCACAGGGCGCGTTACTATTAATGACGGCAACGCCCAGTCGCCGGTTACAACGGGAGTATCGGGGCCGCATTGCCTACTTACCGCGTCGGTTCCACGGCTTCCCGTTACCCCAACTGCGGTGGCGATTGGCTTACCGCTGGCGCCACCAGCTGGAACGGGGCTGCTTACCGGGGGTCTTAAAGCGGCTGGTGCAACAGAAGATGCAGGCCCAGCAACCCTTTTTGCTGTTTGTGCCCCGGATTCGCGATCTGGCGGTGATCGATGCCTACCTCACGAAGCGGTTTCAAGACCGAGGACAGTGGGAAACCGTGTACGCAGGCGATGAAGCGCGGCTTGCTAAGGTGAATAAAATGCGGCAACGGGAGGTTTTGTTTTTAGTGACTACGACCATTTTGGAACGGGGCGTGACCTTTCCTGGGATTGACGTGATTATTTTAGGAGGCGATGACCGAGTCTTTTCGGTGCCCTCACTCGTGCAAATGGCAGGCCGAGTTGGGCGGAAAGCTACTCGTCCAACGGGGACCGTGGATTGCATTGTGGCGGCCTACACCACCAATGTCATTCAAGCTAGGCACCAAATTGCCCAGATGAATCGGCGAGCGCAATCCCATGCGTGA
- a CDS encoding APC family permease, with product MWRYLKRLIIGRPLKSTDEAGQSLTKFKGLALLSSDALSSVAYGTEQITVVLITLSTAALMYQMWVALLVLVLLAAITLSYRQIIYAYPSGGGAYVVARTNWGEGAGLVAGGSLLVDYMLTVAVSTTSGTEAITSAIPSLYHYQVPIAVLIVLFIMVLNLRGMRDSAAFLVIPVYFFILMIILMIIIGGYNILTGKIAYHAAAPLNASVKGMTLLLFFKALSAGSASLTGVEAISNAVPNFKQPSRKNAANTLALMAIILAIFFGSITCLSYYMGIIPNVKDTVLSQIGSGVFGHGFFYYMLQLATALILAVAANTGFSAFPILAYNMAKDKYLPHAYLDKGDRLGYSNGIISLAIGAITLILIFNGKTNLLIPLYAVGVFVPFTLSQSGMIVHWFHHKEGFWPGKMFINLIGAGMSLMLVVILFALRFRDVWPYLIIMPLILYMFYRIHNHYQQVARQLRIDNKDAAAQIRKYDGSTVIVLVGNVTQVTRQAISYATSIANQVVAVHVSFNSDPESEKKIEDQFKHEYPDIRFVNIHTSYRSLNDPVLRFCDVIARKDDEINYSTTVLVPQFVPRHHWQQVLHNQTGLRLRAALNSRQNIIVSTYNYHLSN from the coding sequence ATGTGGCGATATTTAAAGCGTTTAATTATTGGCCGACCACTGAAAAGTACTGATGAAGCCGGGCAATCCCTGACGAAATTTAAGGGCTTGGCGCTCTTGTCGTCAGATGCCTTATCCTCAGTGGCCTACGGGACGGAACAAATTACGGTAGTCTTGATTACGTTATCGACCGCCGCCCTCATGTATCAAATGTGGGTTGCGTTGCTAGTGTTAGTGTTACTAGCAGCTATTACCCTGTCGTATCGTCAAATCATCTATGCTTATCCCTCTGGTGGGGGGGCGTACGTGGTTGCACGCACTAACTGGGGGGAAGGCGCTGGTCTAGTTGCCGGAGGCTCTCTGCTGGTTGACTACATGTTAACCGTGGCGGTTTCGACCACCTCTGGAACGGAAGCCATTACCTCTGCCATCCCGAGTCTCTATCACTATCAGGTGCCGATTGCGGTGCTAATCGTTCTATTTATCATGGTTTTGAACCTACGGGGAATGCGTGATTCAGCCGCGTTTCTGGTCATCCCGGTGTACTTCTTTATCCTAATGATTATTTTGATGATCATCATCGGTGGCTATAACATTCTGACCGGCAAAATTGCGTACCACGCGGCTGCTCCGCTGAATGCTTCGGTGAAGGGCATGACATTGCTGCTCTTCTTTAAAGCCCTTTCAGCCGGATCAGCATCCTTGACTGGAGTGGAAGCCATCAGTAACGCCGTTCCTAATTTTAAGCAGCCTAGTCGGAAAAATGCGGCGAATACGTTGGCATTGATGGCCATTATTTTGGCGATTTTCTTTGGTTCCATCACCTGCTTAAGTTACTACATGGGCATTATTCCCAACGTTAAGGATACCGTGTTGTCCCAAATCGGGAGCGGTGTCTTTGGCCACGGGTTCTTCTATTATATGTTGCAACTTGCGACGGCTCTAATTCTAGCGGTTGCTGCTAACACGGGATTCTCGGCCTTTCCAATCCTGGCCTACAACATGGCGAAGGATAAGTATTTACCGCACGCCTACCTGGATAAAGGGGATCGGCTCGGTTATTCTAACGGGATTATTTCATTGGCGATTGGAGCCATCACGTTGATTTTGATTTTCAACGGGAAGACCAATCTGTTGATTCCACTATATGCCGTCGGGGTGTTTGTTCCATTCACCCTGTCACAGTCAGGGATGATTGTGCACTGGTTCCATCATAAAGAAGGTTTCTGGCCGGGTAAGATGTTCATTAACCTAATTGGAGCTGGGATGTCCTTGATGCTGGTAGTCATCCTGTTTGCCCTCCGCTTTAGGGACGTTTGGCCGTACCTGATCATCATGCCGTTGATTTTGTACATGTTTTATCGGATTCACAACCACTATCAACAAGTGGCCCGTCAGTTGCGGATTGATAACAAGGATGCTGCGGCCCAGATTCGCAAGTACGATGGCTCAACGGTGATTGTGTTGGTAGGAAACGTGACGCAAGTTACCCGTCAGGCGATTAGCTATGCCACTTCGATTGCGAACCAGGTGGTTGCCGTCCACGTCTCCTTTAATTCTGATCCGGAGAGTGAAAAGAAAATTGAGGACCAGTTTAAGCATGAATATCCAGACATTCGGTTTGTTAACATTCACACTTCATACCGTTCCCTCAACGATCCGGTGCTCCGGTTCTGTGACGTAATTGCCCGTAAGGATGATGAGATTAACTACTCTACAACGGTGCTTGTCCCGCAATTTGTGCCTCGGCACCATTGGCAACAAGTCCTGCATAACCAAACGGGACTGCGGCTTCGAGCAGCGCTTAATTCGCGGCAAAACATCATTGTCTCAACCTATAACTATCACTTAAGTAATTAA
- the groES gene encoding co-chaperone GroES yields MLQPIGDRVIIEVEDQPEETVGGIVLADNAKEKPTQGKVIAVGAGRVLDSGERVAPVVQEGDNVMFDKYAGTKVNYAGQEYLVMHENDLLAIVK; encoded by the coding sequence ATGTTACAACCAATTGGAGATCGGGTTATTATCGAAGTAGAAGATCAACCAGAAGAAACAGTGGGGGGGATTGTCCTCGCAGACAACGCGAAGGAAAAACCAACCCAAGGCAAGGTCATTGCTGTTGGAGCCGGACGGGTGCTTGACAGTGGCGAACGGGTCGCTCCAGTAGTTCAGGAAGGCGACAACGTGATGTTTGATAAATACGCCGGCACCAAGGTTAACTATGCAGGTCAAGAGTACTTGGTCATGCACGAAAATGACCTCTTAGCAATCGTAAAATAA